In the Nitrospirota bacterium genome, AGAAGTTCGTCCAGCTGCTTTTTTTCAGGATCGTTCATATCAAACCACGGAACAGAGAGGTCAAAACACAGAAGGCGGACTAAACTCGTTCATCAAGCGCCACCAGTCCATGCTCTGTCATCTGCCCCCTGTCTTCTGCCTCTTCCGTATCTCTTCCCGTGCTACCTCGCGGTCGTCGAAATGGTGCTTCGTCGTGCCGACGACCTGATAATCCTCGTGCCCCTTGCCGGCGAGCACGACCACGTCGCCCGGCCGCGCCGCCCGGATCGCCGCGGCTATGGCTTCATGCCGGTCCGGAACGACAGCGTAGGGTTTGCCGCCCGCTGCCGCGGCGGCCGCATCCGGCGTCGCCGGCCCGGACCCGTCGGTCATCCCGTTCTCGATCTCCGCGATGATGTCGAGGGGCTCCTCGGTCCGGGGGTTGTCCGACGTGACGATCACGATGTCGCTGCCCCGGAGCGCCGCGGCGCCCATCTTCGGCCGTTTGGTCCGGTCCCGGTCCCCGCCGCAGCCGAAGACCGTGATCACCCTGTTTTCCGCTATTTCCCGCACGGCCTCGAGCAGCCGCACCAGCGCGTCCTCGGTATGCGCATAATCAACGACCACTCCGAAGGGCTGGCCCAGGTCGACCTTCTCCATGCGGCCGGGCACGGCCTTCATCGCCCGGATGCCCTGCGCGATCGCGTCCCTGCCCAAGCCAAGCGCCGTCCCGATCCCCACCGCGGTAAGGATATTGTAGATATTGTGCCTTCCCACGAGCGGCGATTCGATCGCCACGGCACCCGCAGGCGTCGACACCGTGAAGGCCAGTCCCGCAATGCCGTGCCGGATCTCCCCGGCCGGATGTACCGCCGCGCTCCCGGTCATGCCCGTGCTCACGACGGGTGCCCGCGTCGCGCCGATGACCTCATCGGCCCGCGGGTCGTCCCGGTTCACCACGGCGTGACCGCCGGCGGACAGGCCCGTGAAGAGCCCGAGCTTCGCCTGGAAGTAAGCGTCCATTGACCCATGAAAATCCAGGTGGTCCTGGGTCAGGTTCGTGAACGCCGCGGCCCTGAACGTGCAGCCCCGGGTCCTGCCGAGCGCAAGCGCGTGCGACGAAACCTCCATGACGCAGTAAGTGGCGTGCAGCGCAACCATTTCGGACAAAAGCCGCTGGAGATCGAGCGATTCCGGCGTGGTGTTCGGCGCGGGATACACGCGGTCTCCCACGCGGTAATCGATGGTCCCGATCAGCCCGCAGGAATGGCCCGCGGCCTCGATGATCGACTTCACGAGATAGGTCGTTGTCGTCTTGCCGTTCGTGCCGGTGACGCCGACCAGCGCGAGCCGGCCCGACGGATGTTTGTAAAAGGCATCGGCAACGAGCGCGAGCGCCGCGCGGGAGTCTTCCACGATGATCTGCGGGACCCCGGCTTCTGAGGCGGCCTGGTCGCGGGACTCCGCAATGACCGCGACCGCACCCTGCGCGAGAGCCGGGGGAATAAACCGGTGGCCGTCCGAGTGATATCCTCGCACGGCCACGAACAGGGAACCCGGCCTTACCTTCCGGGAGTCATAGACAATGTCTGACACCTCCCTGTCCCGCTGTTCCGGAGACAGGGTCGACTGGCTCTTGAGGCTGCTGAACAATGCACCGAGCTTCATCGGGTAACCAGGAGCATCCTCCCTCCCACATCATCGGGCGCCGCCTGCAGATAGGCGAGGCTCTGCTCCGCAACGGCTTTGAACACCGGGGCCGCAACACTGCCCCCGTAGATGACACCCTCGGGGCTGTCGACCATCACGAGGATCACCAGCCGCGGCGAGACCGCCGGGACGAACCCCACGAAGGAGCTGACATAGTTCTTCTTCGAATATGCATGGGTCCTCTGGTCGATCTTCTGCGCCGTGCCGGTCTTTCCCGCAGCCGTGTAGCCCGCCGGCTTTGCCTTGTCGCCGGTGCCAGATTCCACGACCCGCTGCAGCATCATGGCGACCTTCGCGCAAGTCTCCGGGCTGATGGCCCGTCCCACAACCTGGGGCCCGAACTTCCTGCCCTCGTGCCCTTCACCGTCGACGATCTCGGAAACGACATAGGGCTTCATGAGGGTCCCGCCGTTGGCGAGGGCGCAGTACGCGGCGGCGACCTGGATCGGCGTCACGCCGATCCCCTGCCCGATCGCGATCTCCGCGAGAGACACGCCGGACCACAGCCGCGGGTCCCTGACGAGGCCCGGGATCTCGCCCGGAATGTCGACGCCCGTCTTTCGTCCGAACCCGAAGGCGGCAATGTACCGCGAAAACCGCTCCTTGCCCACGCGCTGGGCGATCTTGATGGTGCCCACATTGCTCGAATGGGCGATCACGTCGGTGAAGGTGAGCACGCCGTTCTCATGGGCGTCCTTGATCACGCGGTCCGCGACCTGGATGCTGCCGGCGCTGCAGTCGAACCGCTCGAGCGGATGGGCCACTTTTTCTTCGAGCGCCGCGGCGGCCAGGAAGGGCTTGAAAATGGACCCGGGCTCGAAGACGTCGGTCACGCAGCGGTTCCGCCATTCCTCCGGGCGGTAATGCTGAGGCTCGTTGGGATTGAACGGCGGCCGGCTCGGCCCGGAGGTGCGCACGGCGAGCGCAAGCACTTCACCGGTCTTCGGGTCCATCACGATGCAGAAGCCGCCCCTTGCACGGGCACTGCCCAGCATGCCGTCCAGCTCCTTCTCGGCAATATGCTGGATCACCTCGTCGATGGTCAGGATGATATCATGGCCGGCCTTGGGCAGCTGGTACCCCAGGCCCGGGCCGCCGGGAAAGACCGTCCTGCCCACGGCGTCCTTTTCTGCGAGCACCCATCCGTACGCGCCGTGCAGATACTTGTCATAGGCCCGCTCGATCCCCTCGAGCCCTTCGTTGTCCACCCCGGTGAAGCCGAGCACGGGCCCGGCGAGCGTTTTCTTGGGATAGAACCGGCGGGGCTCGGCCTGCAGGCCGATCTGCTTCGAGTCGAGCTCTTTCACCCTGCGGGCGCGGTCCGGCTCCACCTTCCGGCTGAGCCAGACGAAGTGCCGGTCCCCCTCCAACTTGCGCTCCAGCACGCGGGGGTTCTCCTGCAGGATGAGGGAGAGCCGCCGCGCGACCTCCCGCGGGTTCCCGATCATCGACGGTACGCCGTAGACGGAATCCACGTCCAGGCTCACCGCAAGTTCCCGGCCCATGCGGTCATAGATGGTCCCCCGCTTCGGCTCGAGCTTGACGAGGCGCTCCTGCTGCCGCTCCGCCCGCGTCGACAGTGCGGCCCGCTCAAAGACCTGGAGATACACGAGCCGCATGGCCACGAGAGAATAGCCCAGGGCCATCACCAGCAGTACTGCGAGTATTCTCCCCCGTCGATCCATGTCAACCCCGCCCTATTCTCCGGGCGCCGCCTTTCTCCTCACCATGACCACATTTTCCTTGGGCGGCCTGACCATGCCCATGTGCCTGGTCGCGATCTCCTCGATGCGCGCCGGCGACGACAGACTCGACGCCTCGATCCGGAGCGACCGGTTCGCGCGTTCCAGCTCTTTTTTTTCGTGCTCCAGCGCTTCGATCCGGTACCCCAGCCGGACGATGCTCACCTTGCCGGCAACGTACAGGATCAGCGAAGCAATGATCAGCAGGACGACCAGGACCCTCCTCAGGCTGCCCTGCCTGCTTCGTGCGAACATGAAGGACCCAATGTCACCGGCCCGTGAAGTCATGATGTTTTCCCCAATAGGAGCCCCCGCCCCTCACCCATGCGCCGGTCGTCACAGCTTCTCCGCTGCCCGGAGCTTCGCGCTGCGCGACGCGGGGTTTTTTGCCACTTCATCCGGACCCGCCGTGAGGGGGCGTTTCGTAAGCACCCGGAGGGTCGGCTGTTTCCCGCAGCTGCAAACCGGCATCTTCGGCGGACAAATGCACCCCTTTGCCGCCGCGGCAAAGGTCTGCTTCACGATCCGGTCCTCCAGTGAGTGGAAGGAGATGACCGCGATCCTGCCGCCCGGCGCCAGGAGCGGGATCATCCCGTCAAGCCCTTCCTGGAGGGCACCCGTTTCATCGTTCACTGCGATCCGCAGCGCCTGGAAGGTGAGCGTGGCAGGATGGATCCTGCGGGGAGGGTAGGGGGGGAACACGCTCGAAACGATCCGCGCGAGCTGCCCCGTGGTGGCGACCGGCTCCCGGACCCTCGCCCGGTCAATGGCGCTTGCTATGGCGCCTGCCCTGCTCTCTTCTCCGTACTCGCGGAGGATCTTCGCAAGCCCGGTACGGGAAAGTGTGTTCACCAGATCGGCCGCTGTCTGCGGCCTGCTCAGGTCCATGCGCATGTCCAGCGGCCCGTCGATCATGAAACTGAAGCCCCGGCCGGGCGACCGGAGATGGAACCAGGAGACCCCGAGGTCGAGCAGGATGCCGTCCACGGACACGCGCCCCAGCTCGGAAAGCACGGCCGGCAGGTCCCGGTAATTGGCCTGCCTGAGGATCGCCCGGCTGCCGAAGGGTGCGAGGGCCGTTCTGCAGCGGTCGACCGCTTCCGCGTCCTGGTCGAGCCCTATCAGGACCCCGTCCGGCGCGGACCGCCGCAGGATCTCCGAAGCATGTCCGCCGGCGCCGAGCGTCCCGTCCACGTAGACCCCGCCGCGCCGCGGCGCCAGCAGGTCAACGGCCTCGCGGAGAAGGACGGGGATGTGCTCTACGTTCAGAGCTGCAGGTTCGGTGTTCGGCGTGTTCGTTCCATCGTCTTCTGCTGCTTCACTGCTCATTCCTCACTCCGAACACCCCGCTCCTCGCTCCTCGCTGATCCATCACAGCCCCAGCGGCAGGTTGGTGGCGGGTTTTGCGACGCCGAAGCTCTTCGCCGCCTGCTGGGCAGAATCGAAGACCTGGAACTCTTCGAGTACGCCCGTGGTCCGGAAGATATTCTTGAGATACTCGGACATGCCCGCGAGCCGGATGTCGCCGCCGAAGGACTGGAGCCGCTTCTTCTCCTCGACAAGTGCCGGTAGGACCGTGAAGTGAACATGCTCCGCTGACTCGAAGTTCAGGATCAGCCCGTACATCTCGCCCTTGATCAGCTGGCCGATGACCCTGCCGATCTCGGCCATTTTAGCCGCGTCGATCTCGCCTTCCAAGTTCATCTGATATACTTTGAGCTTCGTATCCATATCAAAGGCCCAGTGTGGCGAGCGCCTCGCCGATCTTGTCGCCGTTTTGAGAATGTCGCGCCTCCCACGCCTTCGCGTCCCAGATCTCGATCTTGTTCATGATCCCGACAAGCAGCACGTTCTTGCTGATCCCCGCCTGGTCGCGGTGCGACGGCGGGATGAGAATCCGGCCCTGCTTGTCGAGCTCGCACTCGGTCGCCGTGGAGAAGAAGAACCGCATGAAGTCCTTCACCTCCTGCTTCATCATCGGCAGGGTCTTGATCTTTTCTTCCAGCTTCTCCCATTCCTCGAGCGGATAGACCGTGAGGCACTTGTCAAAGTCCATGGCCAGCACGAGCTTGCCCTCGTAGCGGTCCGCAATGATATCGCGGAATTTCGACGGAACGCTCACCCGGCCCTTGGAATCGACAGAATGTTCGAAGCTGCCCCTGAACATGATTCTCCCCAAGTAATACCACTGTTTCCCACTTTATACCACTTAATGGCCAAAGTATATAATCTGGGCTTTTCAATGTCAAGAAAATTATTAATATTTTCAGCTCTTAGGCAGTGGGGTAGTCCGGAGAAGAAGTCGGGGTTTTATAATGACAGAAGCGCATGAAATCAGTATTATTAAGTACC is a window encoding:
- a CDS encoding UDP-N-acetylmuramoyl-L-alanyl-D-glutamate--2,6-diaminopimelate ligase — its product is MKLGALFSSLKSQSTLSPEQRDREVSDIVYDSRKVRPGSLFVAVRGYHSDGHRFIPPALAQGAVAVIAESRDQAASEAGVPQIIVEDSRAALALVADAFYKHPSGRLALVGVTGTNGKTTTTYLVKSIIEAAGHSCGLIGTIDYRVGDRVYPAPNTTPESLDLQRLLSEMVALHATYCVMEVSSHALALGRTRGCTFRAAAFTNLTQDHLDFHGSMDAYFQAKLGLFTGLSAGGHAVVNRDDPRADEVIGATRAPVVSTGMTGSAAVHPAGEIRHGIAGLAFTVSTPAGAVAIESPLVGRHNIYNILTAVGIGTALGLGRDAIAQGIRAMKAVPGRMEKVDLGQPFGVVVDYAHTEDALVRLLEAVREIAENRVITVFGCGGDRDRTKRPKMGAAALRGSDIVIVTSDNPRTEEPLDIIAEIENGMTDGSGPATPDAAAAAAGGKPYAVVPDRHEAIAAAIRAARPGDVVVLAGKGHEDYQVVGTTKHHFDDREVAREEIRKRQKTGGR
- the rsmH gene encoding 16S rRNA (cytosine(1402)-N(4))-methyltransferase RsmH, translated to MNVEHIPVLLREAVDLLAPRRGGVYVDGTLGAGGHASEILRRSAPDGVLIGLDQDAEAVDRCRTALAPFGSRAILRQANYRDLPAVLSELGRVSVDGILLDLGVSWFHLRSPGRGFSFMIDGPLDMRMDLSRPQTAADLVNTLSRTGLAKILREYGEESRAGAIASAIDRARVREPVATTGQLARIVSSVFPPYPPRRIHPATLTFQALRIAVNDETGALQEGLDGMIPLLAPGGRIAVISFHSLEDRIVKQTFAAAAKGCICPPKMPVCSCGKQPTLRVLTKRPLTAGPDEVAKNPASRSAKLRAAEKL
- a CDS encoding STAS domain-containing protein — translated: MDTKLKVYQMNLEGEIDAAKMAEIGRVIGQLIKGEMYGLILNFESAEHVHFTVLPALVEEKKRLQSFGGDIRLAGMSEYLKNIFRTTGVLEEFQVFDSAQQAAKSFGVAKPATNLPLGL
- a CDS encoding penicillin-binding protein 2 yields the protein MDRRGRILAVLLVMALGYSLVAMRLVYLQVFERAALSTRAERQQERLVKLEPKRGTIYDRMGRELAVSLDVDSVYGVPSMIGNPREVARRLSLILQENPRVLERKLEGDRHFVWLSRKVEPDRARRVKELDSKQIGLQAEPRRFYPKKTLAGPVLGFTGVDNEGLEGIERAYDKYLHGAYGWVLAEKDAVGRTVFPGGPGLGYQLPKAGHDIILTIDEVIQHIAEKELDGMLGSARARGGFCIVMDPKTGEVLALAVRTSGPSRPPFNPNEPQHYRPEEWRNRCVTDVFEPGSIFKPFLAAAALEEKVAHPLERFDCSAGSIQVADRVIKDAHENGVLTFTDVIAHSSNVGTIKIAQRVGKERFSRYIAAFGFGRKTGVDIPGEIPGLVRDPRLWSGVSLAEIAIGQGIGVTPIQVAAAYCALANGGTLMKPYVVSEIVDGEGHEGRKFGPQVVGRAISPETCAKVAMMLQRVVESGTGDKAKPAGYTAAGKTGTAQKIDQRTHAYSKKNYVSSFVGFVPAVSPRLVILVMVDSPEGVIYGGSVAAPVFKAVAEQSLAYLQAAPDDVGGRMLLVTR
- the ftsL gene encoding cell division protein FtsL, which translates into the protein MFARSRQGSLRRVLVVLLIIASLILYVAGKVSIVRLGYRIEALEHEKKELERANRSLRIEASSLSSPARIEEIATRHMGMVRPPKENVVMVRRKAAPGE
- the mraZ gene encoding division/cell wall cluster transcriptional repressor MraZ, coding for MFRGSFEHSVDSKGRVSVPSKFRDIIADRYEGKLVLAMDFDKCLTVYPLEEWEKLEEKIKTLPMMKQEVKDFMRFFFSTATECELDKQGRILIPPSHRDQAGISKNVLLVGIMNKIEIWDAKAWEARHSQNGDKIGEALATLGL